Proteins encoded together in one Streptomyces umbrinus window:
- a CDS encoding RNA-guided endonuclease TnpB family protein, which translates to MSRKAMGSKNRAKARIKVARQHAKVADRRRDWHHKASTRIIRDNQAVYGEDLAVSGLGRTRLAKSVHDAGWSKFVAMPEYKAVKHGRTFAKGARTFRSSQICSACGFRDGPKLLHVREWTCCECGTVHDRDRNAALNVLSEGRRIVAAGRAETLNASWSVGKTRTKVPAQRVETGSPRKGHTAQAGIPAL; encoded by the coding sequence CTGTCCCGCAAGGCCATGGGCTCAAAGAACCGGGCCAAGGCCCGCATCAAGGTCGCACGCCAGCACGCCAAGGTGGCGGACCGGCGCCGGGACTGGCACCACAAGGCTTCCACGCGGATCATTCGCGACAACCAAGCGGTCTATGGGGAAGATCTCGCGGTGTCCGGCCTCGGCCGCACTCGGCTCGCCAAGTCCGTGCACGACGCGGGATGGTCCAAGTTCGTCGCCATGCCGGAGTACAAGGCGGTCAAGCACGGCCGCACCTTCGCCAAGGGGGCCCGCACTTTCCGGTCCTCTCAGATTTGCTCGGCCTGCGGATTTCGGGACGGCCCCAAACTCCTGCACGTCCGGGAGTGGACGTGCTGCGAGTGCGGCACCGTGCACGACCGCGACCGCAACGCAGCACTCAACGTCCTCTCCGAGGGACGCCGTATCGTCGCCGCCGGACGGGCGGAGACGCTAAACGCCTCGTGGAGCGTGGGTAAGACCAGGACGAAAGTCCCGGCACAGCGCGTTGAAACAGGAAGCCCCCGAAAGGGCCACACGGCCCAGGCCGGAATCCCTGCACTTTAG